GTTCTGCTGGGAAACTCCGGCGTATCCGGCAAACTGCCGCAGGCGCGGGATAACCTGGCATTGGCATATGGCATGTTGGGGCGGGACGATGCTGCCGAAGAAATTCTGATGAGCAGCCAGTCGCGGAGCGCGGTAGAGGATAATTTGGAGTTCTATCACTACCTGCGCAACAACATGAGGTGACCGTGTGAAAGTTAACGTTGCAACGTCTCTGCGCCGCAATCAGCGCGGTGTCACCGCGCTGGGATATGCGCTGGTCGCGCCATTACTGTTTGCTGTGGTGTTTGTTGCCTTGGAAGTGGCTTTCATCATGCTGGCCGACGCGCATCTGGATATTGCGGCCAACCGGGTGGCGCGTATGGGGCGTATCGGCATTCAAGGGAATTGTCAACAGGCTGTGCGGGGCGTCATGAACAACACATTGTCCGCCTGGGTTCGCAACGAGAATGAAATGTATGCGGACGCCAAAATTTACACGCCGGGCGGGGATAATGATTTCAACGATCCGGGTGATAAAAATTATGAGCCGGTTTGTAACGCTGGCGGGCGGGGCGATATGGTGATCTATCGGCTGGCTTTTGACCGTCCCGGTCTGACAGGGTTTATCGCCTGGCTGGGATACACCAAAATGCGTTTTGAACGCGTGATCCTGATCCAGAACGAACCGTGAGACAGCGTATGATGAAGATCGGGTATTCTCTGCGGCGGCGTTTGGCACAGACCGCATTGTGGCGTGTCGGGCGCGACAGCAACGGCGTGGCGGCGGTCGAAGCGGCGCTGATTATTCCAGTGGCGGTCTTTCTTATCTTTGGCGCCTGGGAACTCTATAGCTATTACAGAGCTGCGGCGGTAGTGGAACGCACGGCGTTTCTGGTGGCAAACAGCCTGTCTATGCAGCGTGAATTGAAAGACGGTAATCAATGCTCTCTGG
This is a stretch of genomic DNA from Brenneria rubrifaciens. It encodes these proteins:
- a CDS encoding TadE/TadG family type IV pilus assembly protein, which gives rise to MKVNVATSLRRNQRGVTALGYALVAPLLFAVVFVALEVAFIMLADAHLDIAANRVARMGRIGIQGNCQQAVRGVMNNTLSAWVRNENEMYADAKIYTPGGDNDFNDPGDKNYEPVCNAGGRGDMVIYRLAFDRPGLTGFIAWLGYTKMRFERVILIQNEP